One genomic segment of Theobroma cacao cultivar B97-61/B2 chromosome 6, Criollo_cocoa_genome_V2, whole genome shotgun sequence includes these proteins:
- the LOC18596192 gene encoding PHD finger protein ALFIN-LIKE 4, whose protein sequence is MEGEGAQYNPRTVEEVFRDFKGRRAGMIKALTTDVEEFYQQCDPEKENLCLYGFPGEQWEVNLPAEEVPPELPEPALGINFARDGMQEKDWLSLVAVHSDAWLLSVAFYFGARFGFDKADRKRLFNMINDLPTIFEVVTGAAKKQTKEKSSVSNHSSNKSKSNSKARESQAKFSKASQPKDEDEGLDEEDEEEHGETLCGACGENYASDEFWICCDVCEKWFHGKCVKITPARAEHIKQYKCPSCSNKRARP, encoded by the exons atggAAGGAGAAGGAGCTCAGTATAATCCTCGCACAGTGGAAGAGGTTTTTAGGGATTTCAAAGGCCGAAGAGCTGGCATGATCAAAGCACTCACCACAG ATGTGGAAGAATTTTATCAGCAGTGTGATCCTG AGAAGGAGAATCTGTGCTTGTATGGCTTCCCAGGTGAACAATGGGAAGTCAATTTACCTGCGGAAGAGGTCCCTCCAGAACTACCAGAGCCTGCCTTGGGTATTAACTTTGCAAGGGATGGTATGCAAGAAAAGGACTGGTTATCTTTAGTTGCTGTCCATAGTGATGCATGGCTTCTTTCAGTTGCCTTCTATTTTGGTGCGAGATTTGGATTTGATAAAGCTGACAG AAAACGGCTTTTCAACATGATTAATGATCTTCCAACTATATTTGAAGTTGTAACTGGTGCTGCCAAGAAACAAACAAAGGAGAAGTCATCGGTATCAAATCATAGTAGcaacaaatcaaaatccaaCTCCAAAGCG AGGGAATCTCAGGCAAAGTTTTCAAAAGCATCTCAGCCGAAGGATGAAGATGAAGGCTTGGATGAGGAAGATGAGGAGGAGCATGGAGAGACCTTGTGTGGGGCGTGTGGCGAGAACTATGCATCAGATGAGTTCTGGATATGTTGTGATGTCTGCGAGAAGTGGTTCCATGGAAAGTGTGTGAAGATCACTCCAGCTAGAGCCGAGCACATTAAGCAGTACAAGTGTCCATCATGCAGCAACAAGAGAGCTCGCCCTTGA